A single region of the Panthera tigris isolate Pti1 chromosome B1, P.tigris_Pti1_mat1.1, whole genome shotgun sequence genome encodes:
- the NEFL gene encoding neurofilament light polypeptide: MSSFSYEPYYSTSYKRRYVETPRVHISSVRSGYSTARSAYSSYSAPVSSSLSVRRSYSSSSGSLMPSLENLDLSQVAAISNDLKSIRTQEKAQLQDLNDRFASFIERVHELEQQNKVLEAELLVLRQKHSEPSRFRALYEQEIRDLRLAAEDATNEKQALQGEREGLEETLRNLQARYEEEVLSREDAEGRLMEARKGADEAALARAELEKRIDSLMDEIAFLKKVHEEEIAELQAQIQYAQISVEMDVSSKPDLSAALKDIRAQYEKLAAKNMQNAEEWFKSRFTVLTESAAKNTDAVRAAKDEVSESRRLLKAKTLEIEACRGMNEALEKQLQELEDKQNADISAMQDTINKLENELRTTKSEMARYLKEYQDLLNVKMALDIEIAAYRKLLEGEETRLSFTSVGSITSGYSQSSQVFGRSAYGGLQTSSYLMSARSFPSYYTSHVQEEQIEVEETIEAAKAEEAKDEPPSEGEAEEEEKEKEEAEEEEGAEEEEAAKEESEEAKEEEEGGEDEGEETKEAEEEEKKDGGAGEEQATKKKD; this comes from the exons ATGAGTTCCTTCAGCTATGAGCCGTACTACTCGACCTCCTACAAGCGGCGCTACGTGGAGACGCCCCGGGTGCACATCTCCAGCGTGCGCAGCGGCTACAGCACCGCGCGCTCCGCTTACTCCAGCTACTCCGCGCCGGTCTCCTCCTCGCTGTCCGTGCGCCGCAGCTACTCGTCCAGCTCCGGCTCCTTGATGCCCAGTCTCGAGAACCTCGACCTGAGCCAGGTAGCCGCCATCAGCAACGACCTCAAGTCGATCCGCACCCAGGAGAAGGCGCAGCTGCAGGACCTCAACGACCGCTTCGCCAGCTTCATCGAGCGCGTGCACGAGCTGGAGCAGCAGAACAAGGTGCTGGAAGCCGAGCTGCTGGTGCTGCGCCAGAAGCACTCCGAGCCCTCCCGCTTCCGGGCGCTGTACGAGCAGGAGATCCGCGACCTGCGCCTGGCGGCGGAAGACGCCACCAACGAGAAGCAGGCGCTCCAGGGCGAGCGCGAAGGGCTGGAGGAGACTTTGCGCAACCTGCAGGCGCGCTATGAAGAGGAGGTGCTGAGCCGCGAGGACGCCGAGGGCCGGCTGATGGAAGCGCGCAAAGGAGCCGACGAGGCCGCGCTCGCCCGCGCCGAGCTCGAAAAGCGCATCGACAGCCTGATGGACGAAATCGCCTTCCTGAAGAAAGTGCACGAAGAGGAGATCGCCGAGCTGCAGGCGCAGATCCAGTACGCGCAGATCTCCGTGGAGATGGACGTGTCCTCCAAGCCCGACCTCTCCGCCGCGCTCAAGGACATCCGCGCTCAGTACGAGAAGCTGGCCGCCAAGAACATGCAGAACGCCGAAGAGTGGTTCAAGAGCCGCTTCACGGTGCTGACCGAGAGCGCCGCCAAGAACACCGACGCGGTGCGCGCCGCCAAGGACGAAGTGTCCGAGAGCCGCCGCCTGCTCAAGGCCAAGACCCTGGAGATCGAAGCATGCCGGGGCATGAACGAAGCGCTGGAGAAGCAGCTGCAGGAGCTGGAGGACAAGCAGAACGCCGACATTAGTGCTATGCAG gacacaatcaacaaattagaaaatgaattgCGAACCACAAAGAGCGAAATGGCCCGATACCTTAAAGAATACCAAGACCTCCTCAACGTGAAGATGGCTTTAGACATTGAGATTGCAGCTTACAG GAAACTCTTGGAAGGTGAGGAGACCCGGCTCAGTTTCACCAGCGTGGGAAGCATCACCAGCGGCTATTCCCAGAGCTCTCAGGTCTTTGGCCGATCTGCCTACGGCGGTTTACAGACCAGCTCCTACCTGATGTCTGCGCGCTCCTTCCCATCTTACTACACCAGCCACGTCCAGGAGGAGCAGATCGAGGTGGAGGAGACCATTGAGGCTGCAAAGGCCGAGGAAGCCAAGGACGAACCCCCCTCTGAAGGAGaagctgaggaggaggagaaggagaaggaggaggctgaggaggaggaaggagccgAAGAGGAAGAAG CTGCCAAGGAAGAATCCGAGGAGgccaaggaggaagaagaaggaggtgaAGACGAAGGAGAAGAAACCAAAGaagctgaggaggaggagaagaaagacgGAGGTGCTGGGGAGGAACAAGCCACTAAAAAGAAAGATTGA